One genomic region from Sulfuriflexus mobilis encodes:
- a CDS encoding carbamoyltransferase C-terminal domain-containing protein, which translates to MIILGLHFGHDASISVIKDGEILICVERERFARVKHVVGLRSDDIVDCLKDVNLSTDDIDYCAVTTTQLMEYIFLDSDNLSVNLDSHPDHILPCTMTDRLKVDSDMMSERASGWGEKVFLDKENKFYPPLLPEAEEVFTSKKHYYGGFEHYIDNTLWQSVTSLDDMSHTDYQGVLSDDAVRQGFHYPGTLTILGKKVACYFFAHHFAHAAYSFYESPYENAAIFTHDGGGGGGHYGCGVFAYGEGNKLFTLTPHHLSVGEIYDYTGYLIGLGGIGGAGKLMGLSAYGKPKFFTTDFVGNWYDTGKVSAKEWFDHCVREAEERGYDMTPLGDPERILAPVNVDIAASTQRLAEEVLSRTIETLYESMARSNIRSQNLCFSGGFALNCPANSRILKTGPFDNLFVPPAVHDGGLSAGAALALYFNMLEKDRTPRECTSPAQAYLGLNSSSRRDVIEKALEKYNTKINVEKLENSASEAAEMLSKNNIIAWFEGRSEIGPRALGHRSIVSNPKHHENWERVNIIKTRELWRPLAPVILEDDIEEHFENLGQASYFMLFNFMTRTKDTPATTHVDGSARVQMVNKDCGGFFELLTKFKEITGTSVLMNTSFNGPGEPVVELPGHAIEFLLSTDIDALFFPGYKLTRKL; encoded by the coding sequence ATGATAATTTTAGGTCTTCATTTTGGTCATGATGCTTCTATTTCAGTTATAAAGGATGGAGAAATCCTGATATGCGTAGAACGCGAACGTTTTGCAAGGGTTAAGCATGTAGTCGGATTGCGATCAGATGATATTGTAGATTGTCTTAAAGATGTCAATTTATCAACTGATGATATTGATTACTGTGCGGTAACGACTACACAGTTAATGGAATATATCTTTCTGGATAGCGATAATTTGTCTGTTAATCTGGATTCGCACCCAGACCATATTTTGCCCTGCACAATGACAGACAGGTTGAAAGTTGATTCAGATATGATGTCTGAAAGGGCATCTGGTTGGGGCGAGAAGGTTTTTCTTGATAAAGAAAATAAATTTTATCCGCCATTACTTCCTGAAGCGGAAGAAGTCTTCACAAGCAAGAAACACTACTACGGTGGATTTGAGCATTATATTGATAATACTCTTTGGCAGAGTGTCACATCATTAGATGATATGAGTCATACAGATTACCAGGGGGTTTTGTCAGATGACGCTGTACGCCAGGGTTTCCATTACCCTGGCACTCTGACTATCCTTGGCAAGAAGGTAGCGTGCTACTTTTTTGCACATCATTTTGCACATGCCGCATATAGCTTCTATGAAAGTCCATATGAAAATGCTGCGATCTTTACCCATGATGGTGGTGGTGGCGGCGGACATTATGGCTGTGGCGTGTTCGCATACGGGGAGGGTAATAAGTTATTTACATTGACTCCTCATCATTTGTCTGTTGGTGAAATATACGATTACACAGGTTACTTGATAGGTCTGGGGGGCATTGGAGGTGCGGGCAAACTAATGGGACTTTCTGCTTACGGTAAGCCGAAGTTCTTTACAACAGACTTTGTTGGTAACTGGTACGATACGGGAAAGGTGTCAGCAAAAGAATGGTTTGACCACTGCGTCAGGGAAGCGGAGGAAAGAGGTTACGACATGACACCACTGGGCGATCCGGAAAGAATCCTAGCACCTGTCAATGTGGATATTGCGGCAAGTACTCAAAGACTTGCAGAAGAAGTTTTGTCACGGACAATTGAAACGCTCTACGAATCAATGGCTAGGAGTAACATACGAAGTCAGAACCTGTGTTTTTCAGGAGGTTTTGCACTGAACTGCCCGGCAAATAGTCGTATATTGAAAACAGGGCCGTTTGATAATTTGTTTGTACCTCCGGCTGTTCATGATGGTGGCCTATCAGCTGGCGCAGCACTCGCGCTGTATTTCAATATGCTCGAAAAAGATAGAACACCTCGAGAGTGCACATCTCCTGCGCAGGCATACCTCGGCCTTAATAGCAGTTCTCGACGGGATGTCATAGAAAAAGCACTAGAAAAGTACAATACTAAAATAAATGTCGAAAAACTTGAAAATTCAGCCAGTGAAGCAGCGGAAATGCTGTCAAAAAATAATATAATAGCGTGGTTTGAGGGGCGGAGTGAGATTGGCCCGCGTGCATTAGGTCACCGCTCTATCGTATCTAATCCTAAACATCATGAAAACTGGGAACGTGTGAATATCATCAAGACGCGCGAGTTATGGCGACCGCTTGCCCCTGTAATCCTTGAAGATGATATAGAAGAGCATTTCGAAAATCTAGGCCAAGCATCATATTTTATGCTGTTTAATTTTATGACAAGAACAAAAGATACTCCGGCGACAACTCATGTGGATGGATCAGCGCGTGTCCAAATGGTAAACAAGGACTGTGGAGGATTCTTTGAGCTTCTAACAAAGTTCAAAGAAATTACTGGAACATCAGTACTTATGAATACTTCATTTAACGGGCCGGGAGAACCAGTAGTGGAATTGCCTGGACATGCAATTGAGTTTCTATTAAGTACAGATATAGATGCATTATTTTTCCCAGGGTATAAGTTAACAAGGAAATTGTAA
- the rffA gene encoding dTDP-4-amino-4,6-dideoxygalactose transaminase: MSIPFSCPTIGPEESAVLVEVVNSGRFAGGGNYTDECHRWLENNTGCSQALLTQSCTTALEMAACLINIQPGDEVIMPSYTFVSTANAIALRGGVPVFVDIREDTLNIDESRIEEAIGDKTRAILPVHYAGVACEMDYIMDIAKANSLSVIEDAAQGICSTYKGRSLGSIGDMGAYSFHETKNIVSGEGGALLINNEEYIEEAEIFWEKGTDRRKFFTGKVDKYTWKSIGSSCLPSEITAALLTVQLGRSSEITRKRIKLWDKYYAAFKDLEETEKVVRPCVPADCDHNGHIFYLLFPSMKIRDRAIGELNKAGISVVFHYIPLHESPAGKKYAKNGTDLSITSDIASRIVRLPLYAHMSYFEQETVITAIQSFCSNY; encoded by the coding sequence ATGAGCATCCCATTTAGCTGCCCAACGATAGGTCCTGAAGAATCTGCTGTATTAGTAGAGGTGGTTAACAGTGGGCGATTCGCAGGTGGCGGAAATTATACTGATGAATGTCATAGATGGCTTGAAAATAACACTGGCTGTTCGCAAGCGCTACTTACACAATCATGTACCACCGCATTGGAAATGGCTGCTTGCTTAATAAATATACAGCCGGGTGATGAAGTTATAATGCCATCCTACACCTTTGTATCGACAGCTAATGCTATTGCGTTAAGAGGTGGTGTGCCCGTTTTTGTAGATATACGGGAGGACACGCTTAACATAGATGAGTCTAGGATAGAGGAAGCAATTGGTGACAAAACCAGGGCCATACTACCCGTCCATTATGCAGGTGTAGCTTGTGAGATGGATTATATAATGGATATAGCAAAGGCCAATTCACTTTCTGTTATCGAGGATGCCGCTCAAGGGATCTGTTCAACGTATAAAGGGCGTAGTCTTGGCTCTATTGGGGATATGGGTGCATACAGTTTTCATGAAACCAAGAATATAGTTTCAGGCGAGGGCGGAGCTCTTCTTATAAATAATGAAGAGTACATTGAAGAGGCGGAAATTTTTTGGGAGAAAGGTACCGACAGGAGGAAGTTTTTTACTGGCAAGGTTGATAAATACACATGGAAATCAATTGGCTCGTCGTGCCTACCAAGCGAAATCACTGCCGCACTTTTGACTGTACAACTAGGAAGATCTTCTGAAATAACCAGAAAGCGCATCAAACTTTGGGATAAATATTACGCAGCCTTTAAGGATCTGGAAGAGACTGAGAAAGTTGTAAGGCCATGTGTTCCAGCGGATTGTGACCATAATGGACACATTTTTTATTTACTGTTTCCAAGTATGAAGATACGGGACAGGGCAATAGGTGAGCTAAATAAAGCGGGTATATCTGTTGTCTTTCATTATATCCCTCTTCATGAATCGCCTGCCGGAAAGAAATACGCGAAGAACGGAACTGACTTGAGTATAACTTCGGACATCGCCTCGCGCATTGTTAGGCTACCACTTTATGCTCATATGTCATATTTTGAACAGGAAACGGTCATCACAGCCATACAGTCTTTCTGTAGTAACTACTGA
- a CDS encoding glycosyltransferase family 2 protein, with protein sequence MAEKDENIMKVGLVIPVFNVEKTILKVMESIAQNLFEGISEILIIDNHSDDKTISIIRKYLHDNKELSDCVTLVLHAENYGYGCSIKAGFEYFLSRDVSHVMVIHGDYQVAPAWLMEKLIEPVKLSPLTDLVLASRFKSESSIENYSTLRKFGNYFFNITTRLCSGHKMSDSGTAMIIVRREILEKIPFLGLSNSWQFHPQLNILLYGLSGIRIQEVPMKWEDSDADSTVPLIRYGLILLRMLVLYWFRNTILNKNPENIFQIEPFPENRKFIIELQCSKY encoded by the coding sequence ATGGCTGAAAAAGATGAAAATATAATGAAAGTAGGTCTTGTTATTCCTGTATTTAATGTGGAGAAAACGATCCTGAAGGTCATGGAGAGTATTGCGCAGAATTTATTTGAAGGAATATCTGAAATTTTAATAATTGATAATCACAGCGATGATAAAACCATATCAATTATCCGCAAGTATTTGCATGATAATAAGGAACTTTCAGACTGTGTGACTCTTGTGTTGCATGCAGAAAATTATGGGTATGGCTGCAGTATCAAAGCTGGTTTTGAATATTTTCTATCGAGAGACGTGTCACATGTTATGGTTATTCACGGGGATTATCAGGTAGCTCCTGCATGGTTAATGGAAAAGTTGATAGAACCAGTGAAGCTATCACCTTTGACGGATCTCGTCTTGGCGAGTCGTTTTAAATCAGAAAGTAGCATTGAAAACTATAGTACGTTACGAAAGTTCGGTAATTATTTTTTTAACATTACTACACGGCTATGCTCAGGGCATAAAATGTCTGATTCTGGAACGGCGATGATAATTGTTCGAAGAGAAATTTTAGAAAAAATACCATTTCTCGGGCTATCTAATTCATGGCAGTTCCACCCACAGCTCAATATACTTTTATATGGGCTGTCAGGTATCAGGATTCAAGAAGTGCCTATGAAGTGGGAAGATTCTGATGCGGATTCTACTGTACCACTGATACGTTACGGACTAATCCTCTTACGGATGCTTGTTTTATACTGGTTTAGAAATACTATCTTGAATAAGAATCCTGAGAATATCTTTCAAATAGAACCATTTCCTGAAAACCGAAAATTTATAATAGAGTTACAGTGTAGTAAATATTGA
- a CDS encoding class I SAM-dependent methyltransferase has protein sequence MQLIERTHCVLLEDNDLEHLYTFPDFPVFMGCMEQPEENDLKQDMSWWISRSTGLIQLKSLLPLDVLYPESHGAGAVGALWDKHHKSFANFIKKINPSSVFEVGGAHGILEKEYQSFGAIPWTILEPNPSPVEGSKAHFIKGFFDDKFSYNEPFDALVHSHVFEHIYQPDQFMKHLADFMEEGKSLIFSLPNMQVMLERKYTNCINFEHTVFLTESYVEFLLAKHGFRLASKEYFMDDHSIFYAAIRDKSVQPTELAPDLYQKNKALYEEYVKYHQDLISELNFIIQNMDQPVYLFGAHVFAQYLIAFGLDTSKIVSLLDNDKNKQGRRLYGTNLMVQSPSVLRGVNNPCVILKAGVYNQEIKDDILTNINENTKFLE, from the coding sequence ATGCAGCTAATTGAAAGGACACACTGCGTGCTTTTAGAGGACAACGATCTCGAGCACCTTTATACTTTTCCGGATTTTCCGGTTTTTATGGGGTGTATGGAACAACCGGAAGAAAACGATCTTAAACAAGATATGAGTTGGTGGATAAGCCGTAGTACAGGACTGATTCAACTAAAAAGTCTATTACCGCTAGATGTTCTGTACCCTGAATCACACGGGGCGGGTGCAGTAGGTGCTTTATGGGATAAACATCACAAATCATTCGCAAACTTTATTAAAAAAATAAATCCGTCTTCTGTTTTTGAAGTAGGTGGAGCGCATGGTATTTTGGAAAAAGAATACCAATCTTTTGGTGCTATCCCATGGACTATTCTTGAACCTAATCCATCGCCAGTCGAAGGAAGCAAGGCTCATTTTATAAAAGGCTTTTTTGATGACAAGTTTTCGTATAATGAGCCTTTTGATGCACTTGTTCATTCGCATGTTTTTGAGCATATTTATCAGCCTGATCAATTTATGAAGCATTTGGCCGACTTTATGGAAGAAGGTAAGAGCCTGATTTTTTCTCTACCAAATATGCAGGTCATGCTTGAAAGGAAGTATACTAATTGTATAAATTTCGAGCATACTGTTTTCCTTACAGAATCATATGTAGAGTTTCTTTTGGCAAAACATGGCTTTAGATTGGCGTCCAAGGAGTATTTCATGGACGACCATAGTATTTTTTATGCAGCAATTCGAGATAAATCAGTGCAGCCGACCGAATTGGCACCCGACTTGTACCAAAAGAATAAAGCACTTTACGAAGAATACGTGAAGTATCATCAGGATCTTATTTCAGAGTTAAACTTTATAATTCAGAACATGGATCAGCCTGTGTATCTTTTTGGCGCACATGTTTTTGCCCAGTATTTAATTGCTTTTGGGCTTGATACTAGCAAAATTGTCTCACTTCTTGATAATGACAAGAATAAACAAGGGAGACGTCTCTACGGAACAAATTTGATGGTGCAATCACCTTCTGTTCTCAGAGGTGTAAATAATCCCTGCGTCATTTTGAAAGCAGGTGTTTATAATCAGGAAATTAAAGATGATATCCTGACAAATATTAATGAGAACACTAAGTTTCTTGAGTAA
- a CDS encoding phosphotransferase has protein sequence MSYRVCIPTAGTGSRLGGLTKFVNKSLVSIANRPTLSHVIEQFPEDVEFVVALGHKGHLVREFLELAYQDRKFFFAEVEPFEGPGSGLGLSLLSCREYLQEPFVFISCDTLVKEDIPGPDVNWMAYAECDDLLPYRTLKVQSGMVNAICEKGEGKAGSHKPYIGLAGIHDFKTFWSAMDEKNELVIQTGEAHGLRGLVTNKIKAYQFTWYDTGNIESLTRTREIYTEPDAPNILEKANEAIWFVGDQAIKFSDDEKFIENRVKRAKELGGYVPEIVGYQPHMYKYSLVKGRVLSEVINPPLFERFLEHAKMFWEPHTLKPDELQSFHHACMSFYRDKTMERVELFYKNFDRQDGDEVINGMPMPKLKELLDSINWEWMVDGLPGRFHGDFHFENILWSESKQRFSFLDWRQDFGGDLSNGDIYYDFAKLLHGLIISHELITRELFSVEWEKNEIRYDFLRKQVLVECEQRFDSWLELEGYDRKKVWIMTALVYLNIAALHHHPYSLLLYALGKTMLFKELDNNAAN, from the coding sequence ATGAGCTATAGGGTTTGTATTCCGACTGCCGGAACAGGATCCCGGCTTGGCGGTTTGACTAAATTTGTAAATAAATCCTTGGTTAGCATAGCTAACCGACCAACGCTCTCTCACGTGATTGAACAGTTTCCAGAAGATGTGGAGTTTGTAGTTGCCCTTGGTCATAAAGGACATCTTGTGCGTGAGTTCCTGGAACTTGCTTATCAGGATCGAAAGTTTTTTTTTGCCGAAGTAGAGCCATTTGAAGGGCCTGGCTCTGGCTTGGGGTTAAGCTTGTTATCATGTAGAGAATACTTACAAGAACCATTTGTCTTTATTTCCTGCGATACTTTAGTGAAAGAAGATATACCAGGACCAGATGTAAACTGGATGGCATATGCTGAGTGCGATGATCTTCTCCCATACAGAACCCTTAAAGTCCAGTCAGGTATGGTGAACGCAATTTGTGAGAAAGGAGAAGGAAAAGCAGGATCACATAAGCCATACATCGGCCTTGCTGGTATTCATGATTTTAAAACATTCTGGTCTGCTATGGATGAGAAGAATGAACTGGTTATTCAAACAGGTGAAGCGCATGGTTTGCGTGGCTTAGTAACTAATAAGATAAAAGCTTATCAATTTACATGGTATGACACAGGCAATATAGAAAGCCTAACAAGAACCCGTGAAATATACACTGAGCCAGATGCACCTAATATTCTGGAAAAGGCCAATGAAGCAATCTGGTTTGTCGGGGATCAGGCGATCAAATTTTCTGATGATGAGAAATTCATTGAGAACCGCGTAAAGCGAGCTAAAGAACTGGGCGGCTATGTCCCTGAAATCGTAGGATATCAGCCTCACATGTATAAATATTCTTTGGTAAAGGGAAGAGTTCTGTCAGAAGTAATAAATCCTCCCTTGTTCGAGCGTTTCCTTGAACACGCCAAAATGTTTTGGGAGCCACACACTTTAAAACCTGACGAACTACAAAGCTTTCACCATGCTTGTATGAGCTTTTACCGTGATAAGACAATGGAAAGAGTTGAATTGTTTTATAAGAATTTTGACCGGCAAGATGGCGATGAAGTAATAAACGGTATGCCGATGCCAAAGCTTAAAGAGCTTCTGGATTCTATAAATTGGGAATGGATGGTAGATGGATTGCCCGGCCGCTTCCATGGCGACTTTCATTTTGAAAATATTCTTTGGTCTGAAAGTAAACAAAGGTTTTCTTTTCTCGACTGGAGACAAGACTTCGGTGGGGATCTTTCTAATGGCGATATTTATTATGATTTCGCTAAGCTCCTACACGGATTAATTATAAGTCATGAATTGATCACACGAGAGTTATTTTCTGTTGAATGGGAGAAGAATGAAATACGCTATGATTTCCTTCGTAAACAGGTATTGGTGGAGTGTGAACAACGTTTTGATTCATGGCTGGAGCTTGAAGGTTATGATCGTAAAAAGGTTTGGATAATGACTGCTTTAGTATATTTAAATATAGCAGCACTACACCACCACCCCTATTCACTATTACTTTATGCGCTTGGTAAGACAATGCTGTTTAAGGAGCTAGATAATAATGCAGCTAATTGA
- a CDS encoding cupin domain-containing protein yields the protein MEIIDKPWGKEEVIEINDRYMMKKLTMLKGHRCSLQYHNIKCETIYVLSGQLRIYSGSNQDELESRVFKGGEYITLPAGVIHRMEAVEDSVYLEASTPEMDDVVRLVDDYERAPQ from the coding sequence ATGGAAATCATTGATAAGCCTTGGGGTAAAGAGGAAGTTATTGAAATTAATGACCGCTATATGATGAAAAAGCTAACAATGCTGAAAGGTCATCGCTGCAGCCTCCAGTACCACAACATTAAGTGCGAAACTATATATGTATTAAGTGGACAACTACGTATCTATAGCGGTTCAAATCAAGATGAATTGGAGTCACGAGTATTTAAAGGTGGCGAATATATCACTCTCCCAGCTGGCGTTATCCATAGGATGGAAGCGGTCGAAGACAGTGTTTATCTTGAAGCCAGCACTCCAGAAATGGACGATGTAGTTAGACTGGTGGATGATTACGAAAGGGCGCCTCAATGA
- a CDS encoding class II D-tagatose-bisphosphate aldolase non-catalytic subunit, with protein sequence MIQERLETFLKNRRCTLLGVGPMSVNCVDAAIELANTHNIPLFLIASRRQIDSDEFGGGYVNNWSTADFASYVIDRDTKGKILLARDHGGPWQNSKEIEEDLSLRRAMESAKSSYLADIEAGFQVLHIDPSVDIHDRPAVDEVLDRVFELYEFCWTQAQKLGKEVIFEIGTEEQSGSTNSQEELDYTLSAMQNFCKKNNFPAPTFVVIQCGTRVMEMRNIGSFDVPIRVADELPAEIQLPKMIDICNRYGIFMKEHNTDYLSDTALQWHPRLGIHAANVAPEFGVSETRALMSVLEENGLNKLAEKFLQLSYDSNKWSKWMIEGTLATDRDRAIIAGHYNFSNPECIELKAEASKKLISKGIDLDQFLKGQVKQAIMRYLKSFRLVRE encoded by the coding sequence ATGATTCAGGAACGGCTGGAGACGTTTTTAAAAAACAGAAGATGCACTTTACTGGGTGTGGGTCCCATGAGTGTGAATTGCGTTGATGCGGCGATTGAATTGGCGAATACACATAATATACCTTTGTTCCTAATTGCAAGTCGAAGGCAAATTGACTCTGATGAGTTTGGGGGAGGGTATGTAAATAACTGGAGTACTGCTGATTTTGCAAGCTATGTAATAGATCGAGACACAAAAGGAAAGATCTTATTAGCGCGTGATCATGGCGGGCCATGGCAGAATAGCAAAGAAATAGAAGAGGATTTGAGTTTACGAAGAGCTATGGAGTCTGCCAAGTCATCATATCTTGCAGATATTGAAGCAGGCTTTCAGGTTTTACATATTGATCCTAGTGTAGATATACATGATAGACCTGCTGTTGATGAAGTTTTGGATAGAGTTTTTGAGTTATATGAGTTCTGTTGGACTCAAGCCCAAAAGCTAGGCAAGGAAGTGATTTTTGAAATAGGTACGGAGGAGCAGAGCGGTAGTACAAATAGCCAGGAGGAGTTGGACTACACATTAAGTGCAATGCAAAACTTCTGCAAGAAGAATAACTTTCCAGCCCCTACCTTTGTAGTAATTCAATGTGGTACACGGGTAATGGAAATGCGAAACATTGGTTCGTTTGATGTCCCTATTCGAGTGGCAGATGAATTGCCAGCTGAAATTCAATTGCCGAAGATGATCGACATATGTAATAGGTATGGGATCTTTATGAAAGAACATAATACCGATTATTTATCCGACACTGCATTGCAATGGCACCCAAGACTGGGGATTCATGCTGCCAATGTTGCCCCTGAATTTGGTGTAAGCGAGACGCGCGCACTGATGTCTGTTCTTGAAGAAAATGGGCTTAATAAGTTAGCTGAAAAATTTCTTCAATTATCATATGACTCTAATAAATGGAGCAAGTGGATGATTGAAGGAACTTTAGCTACAGATCGAGATCGTGCAATTATTGCAGGTCACTATAATTTTTCAAATCCTGAGTGTATTGAGTTAAAAGCTGAGGCGAGTAAGAAGCTTATAAGTAAAGGTATTGACCTTGATCAGTTCCTGAAGGGACAAGTTAAGCAAGCGATTATGAGATATCTTAAGAGCTTTCGTTTGGTGAGAGAGTGA
- a CDS encoding HAD hydrolase family protein, giving the protein MKSNIKPKCFILDVDGVMTTGQFLYTADGKAMKVFGPDDNDGLSLLKSHIDIRFVTGDKKGFPISKKRIVDDMGFPLDIVSTIRRINWIEEQYDASEVIYMGDGIFDHYVMKKVGYAIAPSNADDVAKKHANFVTQRSGADRAVAEACLHVLEVFFTPFDPNEAPNSQSKLSGEWTV; this is encoded by the coding sequence ATGAAGTCTAATATAAAACCAAAATGTTTCATTCTGGATGTGGATGGTGTAATGACCACTGGTCAGTTTCTTTATACTGCTGATGGAAAGGCAATGAAGGTATTTGGTCCTGATGATAATGATGGACTTTCTTTGCTGAAATCGCACATCGATATTCGCTTTGTTACGGGAGATAAGAAAGGTTTTCCAATTAGCAAAAAACGAATTGTTGATGATATGGGGTTTCCTTTAGATATAGTTAGCACGATAAGGCGAATAAACTGGATTGAAGAACAGTATGATGCAAGTGAAGTAATTTATATGGGTGACGGTATTTTTGATCATTACGTTATGAAAAAAGTGGGTTACGCTATTGCTCCCTCTAATGCTGATGATGTTGCTAAAAAGCATGCTAATTTTGTGACGCAAAGATCTGGAGCCGATCGTGCAGTAGCAGAAGCATGTCTCCATGTTTTGGAAGTATTTTTTACACCCTTCGACCCAAATGAAGCTCCAAATTCACAATCAAAACTTTCCGGGGAATGGACGGTATGA
- a CDS encoding lysylphosphatidylglycerol synthase transmembrane domain-containing protein, with amino-acid sequence MLKKLLIVSKLAISGGILYAIGRRFDIVELVSTIKVIEPIYLLIAIIFAVLAVPAIGNRWKFLAEMLSVNISFFVATQATFAGLFVGQVLPGAIGADVVRGWMIWNMGTSNKRVIASLIMDRFVSLFAVVFMVVIAVPILMTFLPKEMIVWAEWFLIGVFMSLTAGFLALRFLKLFTANEALGRLMSRLSLNKINISIPLIAKSLVFGVTGHGLVILSAFFLSLAIGVQSSFWMWWLIMPIIILTSAVPISINGWGIRELVMISLWPLFGMSESDAFLISICLGIVAIISSLPGAWFWITRKAHRSNILIQENDIKKPVKASV; translated from the coding sequence ATGCTTAAAAAATTATTGATCGTAAGCAAACTTGCTATATCTGGCGGCATACTTTATGCCATAGGGAGGAGGTTTGATATTGTCGAGCTTGTATCGACTATCAAAGTAATAGAACCCATTTATTTGTTAATTGCAATTATCTTTGCAGTGTTAGCGGTGCCTGCGATCGGAAATCGCTGGAAGTTTCTCGCCGAAATGCTTAGCGTGAATATTTCATTCTTTGTTGCAACACAAGCCACTTTTGCCGGGCTCTTTGTTGGTCAGGTATTACCGGGGGCAATAGGTGCAGATGTTGTTCGCGGATGGATGATTTGGAACATGGGAACAAGTAATAAGCGGGTAATTGCAAGCTTAATAATGGACCGTTTTGTCTCATTATTTGCGGTTGTATTTATGGTTGTAATCGCGGTGCCTATACTTATGACTTTTTTACCAAAAGAAATGATAGTTTGGGCTGAATGGTTTTTGATAGGTGTTTTTATGTCATTAACAGCAGGTTTTCTAGCCTTAAGGTTTCTTAAGCTATTTACTGCAAATGAAGCTTTAGGACGCCTGATGAGCAGATTAAGTCTTAATAAAATAAACATATCTATCCCATTAATAGCTAAATCATTAGTCTTTGGGGTGACGGGTCACGGATTGGTAATACTGTCAGCATTTTTTTTAAGTCTGGCTATTGGTGTGCAGTCTTCATTCTGGATGTGGTGGTTGATAATGCCGATCATCATTTTGACATCTGCAGTTCCCATTTCAATAAATGGTTGGGGTATTCGTGAACTTGTTATGATTAGCTTATGGCCCCTTTTCGGCATGTCAGAATCTGATGCATTTTTGATATCAATATGTTTAGGAATCGTTGCTATTATATCAAGTTTACCAGGTGCATGGTTTTGGATTACAAGAAAGGCACATAGGTCGAATATACTTATCCAAGAAAATGATATAAAAAAACCTGTAAAGGCATCAGTATGA